A region of Moorena producens PAL-8-15-08-1 DNA encodes the following proteins:
- a CDS encoding response regulator → MRLLLVEDDNALALTLSKVLREQNYIVNIAGDGEEGWEYAQAFTYDLIVLEVDLPKLDGISLCKRLRQASYDRGILLLLSQAAIAEQVKLNAEADDYIVKPFTAKDLLTRIRTLLRHHSVSGLRLLEWGDVCLDPSTCEVTYKGQLLHLSPKEYGLLELFLSHPRRVFSQSIILEHLWSFEDPPSPETVRAHVKGLRRKLKSVEADDVIETVYGMGYRLKSLPRSKIKKLKPTPTRFNQPWERSKGTMWRQFATVEQAVNALEAGHLTEELRKQAQQQVHKLVRALDKFGLVEGSRLAQTIEYWLQEVSITKTRNSGKRRYRSRRRNYDNQIELPSPQLQQLSSPTNIQNLASLVALLSEELQQPPSACSGDVSSELEDNSTITVLKEPELTEDNRSQPLAPDQLPKKLPLILVIDGDVQLTQQLEREAVNWDMQVKVVLDPRQARIVMDQEIPDVVLLDLMFPNYREDGIALLKYFQNQYPQIPVIVSTQQNRFRDRVEVARQGGRAFLSKPVTPIQLLDTVEDVLNQDRPSTAKVLAVDDDPLVLESIRHFLQPLGVQIITLEEPDQFWEELEGTAPDLLILDLDMPQFNGIELCQVVRNDRIWHGLPILLLCEHQDSETIHRIYQAGADDYIFKPITKSELVTRVFHRLERTKLLRSLGETDQLTGVANRRQSTIEFNRLLHLSQRYHQPLCYALLDLNNLKQVNEQYGHVMGDRILKRLGQILRQKFRSHDIVARWGGKEFFIGMYGLNRQAGVRRLQEILETVSEEFHDCELVQVTFSAGVAEYPGDGTDIESLYRAADEAIERAQATGQDCVFPAQSLAGNFTQ, encoded by the coding sequence ATGAGACTTTTGCTGGTAGAGGATGACAATGCTCTAGCTCTAACCTTGAGTAAAGTGTTGAGAGAGCAGAATTATATTGTAAATATTGCTGGAGATGGGGAAGAGGGTTGGGAGTATGCTCAAGCCTTTACCTATGACCTGATTGTGCTGGAAGTGGATTTACCCAAGCTCGATGGTATCAGCTTGTGTAAGCGACTACGGCAGGCAAGCTATGATAGAGGGATTTTGCTGTTGCTTTCTCAAGCAGCTATTGCTGAGCAAGTCAAGCTTAATGCTGAAGCTGATGATTATATTGTTAAACCCTTTACAGCCAAGGATCTGTTGACTCGGATTAGGACATTACTGCGTCACCACAGTGTTTCTGGATTAAGGCTACTGGAATGGGGTGATGTTTGCCTAGACCCGAGTACCTGTGAAGTAACTTATAAAGGGCAACTGCTCCATCTCTCACCAAAGGAATACGGTCTTCTAGAACTATTCCTGAGCCATCCGCGCCGAGTATTTAGTCAGAGTATCATTCTCGAACATCTGTGGTCATTTGAAGACCCTCCTTCACCAGAAACAGTTAGGGCACATGTTAAGGGGTTAAGGCGCAAGCTCAAGAGTGTTGAAGCTGATGATGTGATTGAAACTGTCTATGGTATGGGCTATCGCCTCAAGAGCTTACCGAGGAGCAAGATAAAGAAACTCAAACCAACCCCAACAAGGTTCAATCAGCCTTGGGAACGTTCTAAAGGAACCATGTGGCGTCAGTTTGCCACTGTAGAACAGGCGGTTAATGCTCTCGAAGCCGGACATCTTACTGAGGAGCTGCGAAAACAAGCCCAGCAGCAAGTCCACAAGCTGGTGAGAGCTTTAGATAAGTTTGGCTTAGTGGAAGGATCACGGCTAGCCCAAACTATTGAGTACTGGCTACAGGAAGTCAGTATAACCAAGACCAGGAACTCCGGTAAACGGAGATATCGGTCAAGACGCAGGAACTATGACAACCAAATAGAATTACCTAGTCCTCAATTACAGCAACTAAGCTCCCCAACTAATATTCAAAATCTGGCATCTTTGGTAGCACTTCTGTCTGAAGAACTCCAGCAACCTCCATCAGCATGCTCTGGTGATGTCAGTAGTGAGTTGGAAGATAATTCAACCATTACTGTCTTAAAAGAGCCTGAACTAACCGAAGATAATAGATCACAACCCCTGGCACCGGACCAATTACCAAAAAAGCTTCCATTGATTTTAGTTATCGATGGAGACGTGCAACTGACACAACAGTTGGAAAGAGAAGCAGTGAATTGGGATATGCAAGTAAAAGTTGTCCTAGATCCCAGGCAAGCCAGAATTGTCATGGATCAAGAAATACCTGATGTTGTGCTACTGGACTTGATGTTTCCCAATTATCGAGAGGACGGAATCGCACTCCTCAAATATTTCCAGAACCAATACCCTCAAATCCCAGTAATCGTTTCTACACAGCAAAATCGGTTTAGAGATCGCGTTGAGGTTGCTCGTCAGGGAGGACGGGCGTTTTTATCCAAACCTGTTACCCCAATACAGTTACTAGACACCGTTGAAGATGTCTTAAATCAAGACAGACCTTCCACCGCCAAAGTCCTGGCAGTAGACGATGATCCCCTAGTGCTCGAAAGTATACGACACTTCCTACAACCTTTAGGAGTGCAGATTATTACCTTAGAAGAACCCGATCAATTTTGGGAAGAGCTCGAAGGGACAGCACCTGATCTACTGATCTTGGATTTAGACATGCCCCAATTCAATGGGATTGAACTGTGCCAAGTTGTGCGCAATGATCGCATCTGGCATGGATTACCTATCCTATTGCTTTGTGAACACCAAGACTCTGAAACAATTCACCGCATTTATCAAGCTGGAGCTGATGACTATATCTTTAAACCGATAACGAAATCAGAGTTAGTCACCCGTGTTTTCCATCGTCTAGAGCGTACCAAACTGCTCCGTAGTTTAGGAGAAACTGACCAATTAACTGGTGTGGCTAATCGTCGTCAATCTACCATAGAATTCAACCGATTACTGCACTTATCCCAACGCTACCATCAACCTCTTTGCTATGCCTTATTGGATTTAAACAACTTAAAGCAGGTGAATGAGCAATATGGTCATGTGATGGGAGATAGAATTCTGAAGCGGTTAGGACAAATCTTGCGGCAAAAGTTTCGCAGTCACGATATAGTGGCCCGCTGGGGAGGTAAGGAGTTTTTCATCGGGATGTATGGTCTCAATCGACAGGCTGGGGTCAGAAGGCTCCAAGAAATTTTGGAGACTGTTAGTGAAGAATTTCATGACTGTGAGCTAGTGCAGGTAACATTTAGTGCTGGGGTGGCAGAGTACCCTGGGGATGGCACAGACATCGAAAGCCTTTATCGAGCCGCTGATGAGGCTATTGAGCGAGCCCAAGCCACTGGTCAAGATTGTGTATTCCCAGCTCAATCCCTAGCTGGAAACTTCACTCAGTAG